In Pelagibius sp. CAU 1746, the following proteins share a genomic window:
- a CDS encoding dihydrodipicolinate synthase family protein gives MTVEWEGVFPAATTQFTTGGELDLEATAAHLEMLIGAGVHGLVMLGTVGENCSLEAAEKRAVVKTAAETAAGRVPVVAGVAETTTAAACRYAADMEALGADGLMVLPAMVYKSDARETLAHYRAVARASALPVMCYNNPVTYGVDITPEMFAELADEPTLVAIKESSDDPRRLTDIVNACGERYVLFGGVDDLVMESVMLGAAGTVAGLVNAFPEETLKLWELARAGRTAEALSLYRWFTPVLHLDCHPKLVQYIKLAQAMCGHGTEDCRPPRLPLVGEERARIAGLIQEAIDTRPALPA, from the coding sequence ATGACGGTGGAATGGGAGGGAGTCTTCCCGGCGGCGACGACACAGTTCACCACCGGCGGCGAACTGGATCTGGAGGCGACCGCGGCGCACCTGGAGATGCTGATCGGCGCCGGCGTGCACGGTCTGGTGATGCTCGGCACCGTGGGGGAGAACTGCTCCCTGGAGGCGGCGGAGAAGCGCGCCGTGGTCAAGACGGCGGCCGAAACGGCGGCGGGGCGCGTGCCTGTGGTCGCCGGGGTTGCCGAGACCACCACCGCCGCGGCCTGCCGCTACGCCGCCGACATGGAGGCCCTGGGCGCAGATGGCCTAATGGTCCTACCAGCGATGGTCTACAAGTCCGATGCGCGCGAAACCCTGGCCCACTACCGCGCCGTGGCCCGCGCCTCGGCCCTGCCGGTCATGTGCTACAACAATCCGGTCACCTACGGCGTCGACATCACGCCGGAAATGTTCGCCGAACTGGCCGACGAGCCGACCCTCGTCGCCATCAAGGAATCTTCCGACGACCCGCGCCGCCTCACCGACATCGTCAACGCCTGCGGCGAGCGCTACGTGCTGTTCGGCGGCGTCGACGACCTGGTGATGGAATCGGTCATGCTGGGCGCGGCCGGCACGGTGGCCGGGCTGGTCAACGCCTTTCCGGAGGAGACATTGAAACTCTGGGAACTGGCGCGGGCCGGGCGCACCGCCGAGGCGCTGAGTCTCTATCGCTGGTTCACGCCGGTGCTGCATCTCGACTGCCACCCCAAGCTGGTGCAGTACATCAAGCTGGCCCAGGCCATGTGCGGCCACGGCACCGAAGACTGCCGCCCGCCGCGCCTGCCGCTGGTGGGCGAGGAGCGCGCGCGCATCGCCGGCCTGATCCAGGAAGCCATCGACACGCGGCCCGCGCTGCCGGCCTAG
- a CDS encoding NUDIX hydrolase, producing the protein MHTTGCPLPRLAVLAVVTRGHPTGPQVLLVRRANPPQAGHWGFPGGKVEWGEPIAEAARRELREETGVRGANPRPFEVIDLIDGGHHHLMVALRLDWAGGEPLARDDALEARWVGAAALPQPLCADVARVVRGVMEGQADRAAPRPGAETGSGAGTTE; encoded by the coding sequence ATGCACACGACAGGCTGCCCCTTGCCCCGTCTTGCGGTGCTGGCGGTGGTGACCCGCGGCCATCCCACGGGGCCGCAGGTCCTGCTGGTGCGCCGCGCCAATCCGCCCCAGGCCGGACACTGGGGCTTTCCCGGCGGCAAGGTGGAATGGGGCGAGCCCATCGCCGAGGCCGCCCGGCGCGAGCTGCGGGAAGAAACCGGCGTCCGGGGCGCCAACCCCAGGCCCTTCGAGGTCATCGACCTGATCGACGGTGGCCACCATCATCTGATGGTCGCCCTGCGCCTGGATTGGGCCGGCGGCGAGCCCCTGGCCCGCGACGACGCCCTGGAGGCGCGCTGGGTCGGTGCGGCGGCTCTGCCGCAGCCGCTCTGCGCCGATGTCGCCCGGGTGGTGCGCGGGGTGATGGAGGGGCAGGCCGACCGCGCGGCGCCGCGGCCCGGAGCGGAGACCGGGTCCGGGGCTGGAACCACGGAGTAG
- a CDS encoding FadR/GntR family transcriptional regulator, with product MADRIASELLRMISSGELAPGERLPGERQLADMMGVSRVSVRAALQQLKAQGFVTAVQGGGTRITAAADQLDSALARLVRANRNNLHDLAEVRANLEVWAARRAAERATPEQLQEIERCFATIMSPDRPSRAKAEDDLNFHLAIAKASNSAVFMHLMSILGDILEQMFAFHRYSLYSSPADDRRFMEQHRAIWAAIQRGDGDAAEEAMREHLSTVLSRYEEEKEEEESLQAAQEPQAAARG from the coding sequence GTGGCCGATCGTATCGCCAGCGAGCTGTTGCGCATGATTTCCAGCGGCGAACTGGCCCCCGGCGAACGCCTGCCCGGCGAGCGGCAACTGGCGGACATGATGGGCGTCAGCCGCGTTTCCGTGCGCGCCGCCCTGCAGCAGCTCAAGGCGCAGGGCTTCGTCACCGCCGTCCAGGGCGGCGGCACCCGCATCACCGCGGCGGCCGACCAGCTCGATTCGGCGCTGGCCCGCCTTGTGCGCGCCAACCGCAACAACCTGCACGACCTCGCCGAGGTGCGCGCCAACCTGGAAGTCTGGGCCGCGCGCCGCGCCGCCGAGCGGGCGACGCCGGAGCAGTTGCAGGAGATCGAGCGCTGCTTCGCCACCATCATGAGCCCGGACCGCCCCTCGCGCGCCAAGGCAGAAGACGACCTGAATTTCCACCTGGCCATCGCCAAGGCGTCGAACTCCGCCGTCTTCATGCACCTCATGTCGATTCTGGGCGACATCCTGGAGCAAATGTTCGCCTTCCATCGCTATAGCCTCTATTCCAGCCCCGCCGACGACCGCCGCTTCATGGAGCAGCACCGGGCAATCTGGGCCGCCATCCAGCGCGGCGACGGCGACGCGGCCGAAGAGGCCATGCGCGAGCACCTGTCCACGGTGCTGTCGCGCTACGAGGAAGAGAAAGAAGAAGAAGAGTCCCTGCAGGCGGCGCAAGAGCCGCAGGCCGCGGCCCGCGGTTGA
- a CDS encoding glycerate kinase has product MGAPQPGAFLRRLFDAALEAADPARAVPRFLPAQPPKGSGGRIVVVGAGKAAGAMARAVEDHWGHLPESELTGLVVTRYGHAVACQRIEVIEAAHPVPDQAGLDAARRILKMVQGLGPDDLVLCLISGGGSALLSLPAEGITLEEKQAVNKALLRSGAAIDEMNCLRKHLSAIKGGRLAAAAAPARVVSLLISDVPGDDPAVIASGPTVPDPTSFADALAILDKYGIDAPASVRAHLEAGAEETPKPGDPRLAGCETHLIARPQDSLEAAAALARQEGVTPVILGDSIEGEAREVAQVMAGIARQVARFGQPAASPCVLLSGGETTVTLRGQGRGGRNAEFLLALTVALESAPGQGAPGIYALACDTDGIDGSEDNAGAITGPGCLARAAAGGLDAKAMLADNDGYSFFSALNDLVVTGPTLTNVNDFRAILVTPEAAER; this is encoded by the coding sequence ATGGGAGCCCCGCAGCCCGGCGCGTTTCTGCGCCGGCTTTTCGATGCCGCCCTCGAAGCCGCAGACCCGGCCCGCGCCGTACCGCGCTTCCTGCCGGCGCAACCGCCCAAGGGATCCGGAGGGCGCATCGTCGTGGTCGGCGCCGGCAAGGCCGCCGGCGCCATGGCCCGGGCGGTCGAGGATCACTGGGGCCACCTTCCGGAGTCGGAGCTGACAGGCCTGGTGGTGACCCGCTACGGCCACGCCGTGGCCTGCCAACGCATCGAAGTGATCGAAGCCGCCCATCCGGTGCCCGATCAGGCCGGGCTCGACGCCGCCCGGCGCATCCTGAAGATGGTCCAGGGCCTCGGCCCCGACGACCTGGTGCTGTGCCTCATCTCCGGCGGCGGCTCGGCGCTGCTCTCGCTGCCGGCCGAGGGGATCACTCTGGAAGAGAAGCAAGCGGTCAATAAGGCGCTCCTGCGCTCCGGGGCGGCCATCGACGAGATGAACTGCCTGCGCAAGCACCTCTCGGCCATCAAGGGCGGACGGCTGGCCGCCGCCGCCGCGCCGGCCAGGGTGGTCAGCCTGCTGATCTCCGACGTGCCGGGCGACGACCCGGCAGTCATCGCCTCGGGCCCCACGGTGCCGGACCCGACCAGCTTCGCCGACGCCCTGGCGATCCTCGACAAATACGGCATCGATGCTCCGGCGTCGGTGCGCGCCCACCTCGAGGCCGGTGCGGAAGAGACGCCGAAGCCCGGCGATCCGCGCCTCGCCGGCTGCGAGACCCACCTCATCGCCCGGCCGCAGGATTCGCTCGAAGCCGCCGCCGCGCTGGCGCGGCAGGAAGGGGTGACGCCGGTCATCCTGGGCGATTCCATCGAAGGCGAGGCCCGAGAGGTGGCCCAGGTCATGGCCGGCATCGCCCGCCAAGTGGCCCGCTTCGGCCAGCCCGCAGCCAGCCCTTGCGTGCTCCTGTCCGGAGGCGAGACCACCGTCACCCTGCGCGGCCAGGGCCGTGGCGGGCGCAACGCCGAGTTCCTGCTGGCACTGACCGTCGCCCTCGAAAGCGCGCCGGGGCAAGGGGCGCCGGGCATCTATGCCCTGGCCTGCGACACCGACGGCATCGACGGCAGCGAGGACAACGCCGGCGCCATTACCGGGCCCGGCTGCCTGGCCCGCGCCGCCGCGGGGGGGCTCGACGCCAAGGCCATGCTGGCCGACAACGATGGCTATAGCTTCTTCTCGGCCCTGAACGACCTGGTGGTGACCGGACCGACCCTCACCAATGTTAATGATTTTCGCGCCATCCTGGTGACCCCCGAAGCGGCAGAACGTTAG
- the pyk gene encoding pyruvate kinase codes for MRRQRKAKIVATLGPASSSKEQIRELFRAGADVFRLNFSHGTHEDHRKRYETIREVEAEVERPIGILADMQGPKLRIGEVEGGEVVLKAGQSFRLDLDETPGNDKRAPLPHPEIFAAISPGTALLIDDGKLQLEVQDCAPDYAETRVVTGGPLRDHKGVNLPGVILPISPITEKDRADLEFALDLGVDWIALSFVQRPEDLTEARRLIGERAAIMTKVEKPAALECLSQLIALSDAIMVARGDLGVEMPPETIPSRQKQIIHACRLSGVPVVVATQMLESMIAAPAPTRAEASDVATAVYDGADAVMLSAESAAGKYPKEAVTFMDRIIASTEADPAYRGLIHAREGDPEATGADAISAAASQVASTLSTAAIVNYTMSGSTALRAARQRPNVPIMVFTNEIRTARRLAVLWGAHCLHTEDVSNTQEMVEKACRLAVREGFADLGDTLVITAGVPFKTPGTTNMLRIARVEQ; via the coding sequence ATGCGACGACAAAGAAAAGCAAAGATTGTAGCCACGCTCGGCCCCGCCTCCTCCTCCAAGGAGCAGATTCGCGAACTTTTTCGCGCCGGCGCCGACGTATTCCGTCTCAATTTCAGCCACGGCACCCACGAAGACCACCGCAAGCGCTACGAGACGATTCGCGAGGTCGAGGCGGAGGTCGAGCGCCCGATCGGCATTCTCGCCGACATGCAGGGCCCGAAGCTGCGTATCGGCGAAGTGGAGGGTGGCGAGGTCGTTCTGAAAGCGGGGCAGTCCTTCCGCCTGGATCTGGACGAGACGCCCGGCAACGACAAGCGCGCGCCGCTGCCGCATCCGGAGATCTTCGCCGCCATCTCGCCCGGTACCGCCCTGCTGATCGACGACGGCAAGCTGCAGCTGGAGGTGCAGGACTGCGCACCCGACTACGCCGAGACCAGAGTCGTCACCGGCGGCCCCTTGCGCGACCACAAGGGCGTCAACCTGCCGGGCGTGATCCTGCCGATTTCCCCTATCACCGAGAAGGACCGCGCCGACCTGGAGTTCGCGCTGGATCTGGGCGTCGATTGGATCGCGCTGTCTTTCGTCCAGCGGCCGGAGGATCTGACCGAGGCGCGCCGGCTGATCGGCGAGCGCGCGGCGATCATGACCAAGGTCGAAAAGCCCGCCGCCCTGGAATGCCTCTCTCAGCTCATCGCGCTGTCCGACGCCATCATGGTGGCGCGCGGCGACCTGGGCGTGGAGATGCCGCCGGAGACCATCCCCAGCCGCCAGAAGCAGATCATCCACGCCTGCCGCCTGTCGGGCGTGCCGGTGGTGGTGGCGACCCAGATGCTGGAGTCCATGATCGCGGCGCCGGCACCGACCCGCGCCGAGGCCTCCGACGTGGCGACCGCCGTCTACGACGGCGCCGACGCGGTGATGCTCTCCGCCGAGTCCGCCGCCGGCAAGTACCCCAAGGAAGCCGTCACCTTCATGGACCGGATCATCGCCTCGACCGAGGCTGACCCCGCCTACCGCGGCCTGATCCATGCGCGCGAGGGCGACCCGGAGGCGACCGGCGCCGACGCCATCTCCGCCGCCGCCTCGCAGGTCGCCTCGACGCTCTCCACCGCGGCCATCGTCAACTACACCATGTCCGGCTCCACCGCCCTGCGCGCCGCGCGCCAGCGGCCCAACGTGCCGATCATGGTCTTCACCAACGAGATCCGCACGGCGCGCCGCCTGGCGGTGCTGTGGGGCGCCCACTGCCTGCACACCGAGGACGTGTCCAACACTCAAGAGATGGTGGAGAAGGCCTGCCGCCTGGCCGTACGCGAGGGCTTCGCCGACCTGGGCGACACCCTGGTGATCACCGCCGGCGTGCCCTTCAAGACACCGGGCACCACCAACATGCTGCGCATCGCCCGGGTGGAGCAGTAG
- a CDS encoding tetratricopeptide repeat protein: MPITAIAIFAAFWACLALTLPARADQKDERLDALFVRLLEAPGPGEAQRVEGLIWSIWIQSDDGAVQVLMHDGIEALQQGNYPRALGKFEQMVLIAPDFAEGWNKRATVYYLLGNYEKSLADIDKTLALEPRHFGALAGRGLVYAELEDAPRALKAFEDALAIHPNLTSAAINAARLRKLLQDRDI; this comes from the coding sequence TTGCCAATCACAGCGATCGCAATTTTCGCGGCCTTCTGGGCCTGTCTGGCCCTCACCCTGCCGGCGCGCGCCGACCAGAAGGACGAGCGTCTGGATGCGCTCTTCGTGCGGCTGCTGGAAGCTCCGGGGCCCGGCGAGGCCCAGCGCGTCGAGGGGCTCATCTGGTCGATCTGGATTCAATCCGATGACGGTGCGGTGCAGGTCCTCATGCACGACGGCATCGAGGCGCTGCAACAGGGCAACTACCCGCGCGCGCTCGGCAAGTTCGAGCAGATGGTGCTGATCGCACCGGATTTCGCCGAGGGCTGGAACAAGCGGGCGACGGTTTATTACCTGCTCGGCAACTACGAGAAGTCGCTGGCCGACATCGACAAGACCCTGGCGCTGGAGCCGCGTCACTTCGGCGCCCTGGCCGGGCGCGGCCTGGTCTATGCGGAGTTGGAGGACGCGCCGCGCGCGCTGAAGGCCTTCGAGGATGCCCTGGCGATCCATCCCAACCTGACCTCGGCGGCGATCAACGCCGCACGGCTGCGCAAGCTGCTGCAGGACCGGGACATCTGA
- a CDS encoding M14 family metallopeptidase produces MAGAAYFSSDYPEARRRFAEAAERAGARLTSYGHPERGPNGEELAADVAWLGPEDAGRVLVSLSGTHGVEGFCGSGVQVGWFDSGLAAEQDAGTAYMAVHAINPHGFAWLRRVTEDNVDLNRNFVDFAASLPDNPGYDELAEALCPPTWDDATIAATRGVLRAYAEEHGPSGLQAAVTNGQYVHADGIFFGGTAPTWSHLTLKRIFQRHLARAERVAVIDYHTGLGPRGHGERICPAAPDAPVLGRVRDWYGEDFTCPALGTSSATEIRGFNVIGMEEALPGVELTAVALEYGTLPTEEVKLALRADNWLHLHGDMTSAKGGAIKDQIREAFYQDADDWKEMIWERALETQRLALAGLAG; encoded by the coding sequence ATGGCAGGCGCCGCCTATTTCTCCTCCGACTATCCCGAGGCGCGACGGCGCTTCGCCGAGGCCGCGGAGCGTGCCGGCGCCCGGCTCACCAGCTACGGGCATCCCGAACGCGGCCCGAACGGCGAAGAGCTGGCGGCCGACGTCGCCTGGCTGGGACCGGAGGACGCCGGACGCGTGCTGGTGAGCCTCTCGGGGACTCATGGTGTGGAAGGCTTCTGCGGCTCCGGCGTGCAGGTCGGCTGGTTCGACAGCGGCCTGGCGGCGGAGCAGGACGCCGGGACCGCCTACATGGCGGTCCACGCAATCAACCCGCACGGCTTTGCCTGGCTGCGCCGCGTCACCGAAGACAACGTCGACCTGAACCGCAACTTCGTCGATTTCGCCGCAAGCCTGCCGGACAACCCCGGTTACGACGAACTGGCCGAGGCCCTCTGCCCGCCGACCTGGGACGACGCCACCATCGCCGCCACGCGCGGCGTGCTGCGCGCCTACGCCGAGGAACACGGCCCCTCCGGTCTGCAGGCCGCCGTCACCAACGGCCAGTACGTCCATGCCGACGGCATTTTCTTCGGCGGCACCGCGCCCACCTGGTCGCACCTGACGCTGAAGCGGATCTTCCAGCGCCACCTCGCCAGGGCCGAGCGGGTCGCGGTGATCGACTATCACACCGGGCTGGGGCCGCGCGGCCACGGCGAGCGCATCTGCCCGGCGGCGCCCGATGCGCCGGTGCTGGGGCGTGTGCGCGATTGGTACGGCGAGGATTTCACCTGCCCGGCGCTCGGCACCTCCTCGGCGACGGAGATCCGCGGCTTCAACGTCATCGGCATGGAAGAAGCCCTTCCCGGCGTCGAACTGACCGCCGTCGCCCTGGAGTACGGCACCCTGCCCACAGAGGAGGTGAAGCTGGCGCTGCGCGCCGACAACTGGCTGCACCTACACGGCGACATGACGAGCGCCAAGGGCGGAGCCATCAAGGACCAGATCCGCGAGGCCTTCTACCAGGACGCCGACGACTGGAAGGAAATGATCTGGGAGCGCGCGCTGGAAACCCAGCGCCTGGCCCTCGCCGGCCTGGCGGGGTGA
- a CDS encoding peptidoglycan-binding domain-containing protein codes for MKRSAPALALIASLLLTACGSSTGDRAASGAGIGAGVGAVVGAVTGLSILQGVLLGAAAGGLTGALTDEDVINLGDPIWASDDQPANSSAVARVQAGLAKLGYDPGPIDGVQGAKTTAAIKAYQRDNGLTVDGLASQQLASHMENKIETAQK; via the coding sequence ATGAAACGCTCCGCCCCCGCGCTTGCCTTGATCGCGTCCCTCCTGCTGACCGCCTGCGGCAGCAGCACCGGAGACCGCGCCGCCTCGGGCGCCGGCATCGGCGCCGGCGTCGGCGCCGTGGTCGGGGCCGTCACCGGGCTGTCGATCCTTCAGGGCGTGCTGCTCGGCGCCGCGGCCGGCGGCCTGACCGGCGCACTGACCGACGAAGACGTCATCAATCTCGGCGACCCCATCTGGGCCAGCGACGACCAGCCCGCCAATTCCTCGGCGGTGGCGCGGGTGCAGGCCGGCCTGGCCAAGCTCGGCTACGATCCGGGGCCGATCGACGGCGTGCAGGGGGCCAAGACGACCGCAGCGATCAAGGCCTATCAGCGCGACAACGGCCTGACGGTGGACGGCCTCGCCTCCCAACAACTGGCCAGCCATATGGAAAACAAGATCGAGACCGCGCAGAAATGA
- the glcF gene encoding glycolate oxidase subunit GlcF, producing MQTNFTLAQLADPSIAEANRILRNCVHCGFCTATCPTYILLGDELDSPRGRIYLIKEMLENDRAATAKVAKHIDRCLSCLSCMTTCPSGVHYMHLVDHARSHIEKTYRRPLPDRLLRRLLAFVIPHPNRFRLALLGAFFAKPLAGLMPGRLKGVLAMAPKEIRSPSRVDTPQVFAAQGPRRARVALMTGCAQKVLAPEINEATVRLLIRHGVEVVVAKGAACCGALVHHMGQEDPALDAARANVAAWTRELDEGGLDAIIINASGCGTTVKDYGFMLREDAAWKDKAAKVSALTKDVTEFMDTLGLKGAAAGRPLTVAYHSACSMQHGQQIRREPKALLTAAGFAVKEVPEGHLCCGSAGTYNLLQPEIANRLKARKVANIESTGPDVIATGNIGCMTQIAGGTGIPVVHTVELLDWATGGPEPRALAALPGVTSAG from the coding sequence ATGCAGACCAACTTCACCCTGGCCCAGCTTGCCGACCCCAGTATTGCGGAGGCCAACAGGATCCTGCGCAACTGCGTGCATTGCGGCTTCTGCACGGCGACCTGCCCGACCTACATCCTGCTGGGCGACGAACTGGACAGCCCGCGTGGGCGCATCTACCTGATCAAGGAGATGCTGGAGAACGACCGCGCGGCGACGGCGAAGGTCGCCAAGCACATCGACCGCTGCCTCTCCTGCCTGTCCTGCATGACCACCTGTCCCTCGGGCGTGCACTACATGCACCTAGTCGATCACGCCCGCAGCCATATCGAGAAGACCTACCGGCGGCCGCTGCCCGACCGCCTGCTGCGCCGGCTGCTGGCCTTCGTGATCCCGCATCCCAACCGCTTCCGCCTGGCCCTTCTTGGCGCCTTCTTCGCCAAGCCGCTGGCCGGCCTCATGCCGGGGCGCCTGAAAGGGGTGCTGGCCATGGCGCCGAAGGAGATCCGCTCGCCCAGCCGCGTCGATACCCCGCAGGTGTTTGCCGCCCAGGGGCCGCGCCGCGCCCGCGTGGCGCTGATGACCGGCTGCGCCCAGAAGGTGCTGGCGCCGGAGATCAACGAGGCCACGGTGCGCCTCCTGATCCGCCACGGGGTCGAGGTGGTGGTGGCCAAAGGGGCCGCTTGCTGCGGCGCCCTGGTGCATCACATGGGCCAGGAGGACCCGGCCCTGGACGCCGCCCGCGCCAATGTCGCCGCCTGGACGCGCGAGTTGGACGAAGGCGGGCTCGATGCCATCATCATCAACGCTTCGGGCTGCGGCACCACGGTGAAGGATTACGGCTTCATGCTGCGCGAGGACGCCGCCTGGAAGGACAAGGCGGCCAAGGTCTCGGCGCTGACCAAGGACGTGACCGAGTTCATGGACACCTTGGGCCTGAAGGGCGCGGCGGCGGGCCGGCCGCTCACCGTCGCCTACCACTCCGCCTGTTCCATGCAGCACGGCCAGCAAATCCGCCGCGAGCCGAAGGCCCTGCTGACGGCGGCGGGCTTCGCCGTGAAGGAGGTGCCCGAAGGTCACCTCTGCTGCGGCTCGGCGGGCACCTACAACCTGCTGCAGCCGGAAATCGCCAACCGCCTGAAGGCGCGCAAGGTCGCCAACATCGAGAGCACCGGGCCCGACGTCATCGCCACCGGCAACATCGGCTGCATGACCCAGATCGCCGGCGGCACCGGCATCCCGGTGGTGCACACGGTGGAACTGCTCGACTGGGCCACCGGCGGCCCCGAGCCGCGGGCCTTGGCGGCCTTGCCGGGCGTCACGTCAGCGGGCTAG
- the glcE gene encoding glycolate oxidase subunit GlcE, whose amino-acid sequence MQSQKGETLAPETRDQVSEAVAWALSQEAPLEIVGHGSKRGLGRPVQAAHSLDLSRLTGITLYEPEELVLSAQAGTPLAAIEAALEEKRQMLAFEPAELGPLLGGAAGAATIGGVLACNLSGPRRIKAGAARDHFLGVQAVSGRGELFKSGGRVVKNVTGYDLCKLLCGSYGTLAVMTDVTVKVLPRPEKTWTVLLLGLDDAAALAAMTRALGSPHEVSGAAHLPAAQAATSAVSYVAGAGASVTALRLEGPGPSVEYRCAALRKELADLGATEELHSRNSLAFWQELRGVRPFVGREDLAVWRISVAPTAGPGVAAAIGGGDVFYDWGGGLIWLALPATADAGAGQVRAAVAAAGGGHATLVRAPLELRAAGAVFQPQDAAKAMLSEKVKDGFDPKRVLNPGRMYAGL is encoded by the coding sequence ATGCAATCGCAGAAGGGGGAGACCCTCGCGCCGGAGACCCGCGACCAGGTGAGCGAGGCGGTGGCCTGGGCGTTGTCGCAGGAAGCGCCGCTGGAAATCGTGGGCCATGGCAGCAAGCGCGGCCTGGGCCGTCCGGTGCAGGCCGCCCACAGCCTCGACCTGTCGCGCCTCACCGGCATCACCCTCTACGAGCCGGAGGAGCTGGTGCTCTCAGCCCAGGCCGGAACGCCGCTGGCCGCCATCGAGGCGGCGCTGGAGGAGAAGCGCCAGATGCTGGCCTTCGAGCCGGCCGAGCTGGGCCCGCTGCTGGGCGGAGCGGCGGGGGCCGCCACCATCGGCGGCGTCCTGGCCTGCAACCTCTCCGGCCCGCGGCGCATCAAGGCCGGGGCGGCGCGCGACCACTTCCTGGGCGTGCAGGCGGTCTCCGGCCGGGGCGAGCTCTTCAAGTCCGGCGGCCGGGTGGTGAAGAACGTCACCGGCTACGACCTCTGCAAGCTGCTCTGCGGCTCCTACGGCACCCTGGCGGTGATGACCGACGTGACGGTGAAGGTGCTGCCGCGCCCGGAGAAGACCTGGACCGTGCTGCTGCTCGGCCTGGACGACGCGGCGGCGCTGGCCGCCATGACCCGCGCCCTGGGCTCGCCGCACGAGGTCTCCGGCGCGGCCCATCTGCCGGCGGCCCAGGCCGCGACCTCGGCGGTATCCTACGTGGCAGGAGCCGGGGCCTCGGTGACGGCGCTGCGCCTGGAAGGGCCGGGGCCTTCGGTGGAATACCGCTGCGCCGCCCTGCGCAAGGAACTCGCCGACCTCGGCGCGACGGAGGAGCTGCACAGCCGCAACTCGCTGGCCTTCTGGCAGGAATTGCGCGGCGTGCGGCCTTTCGTCGGGCGGGAAGACCTCGCCGTCTGGCGCATCTCCGTGGCGCCGACCGCCGGGCCCGGCGTGGCGGCGGCGATCGGCGGCGGTGACGTTTTCTACGACTGGGGCGGCGGCCTGATCTGGCTGGCGCTGCCGGCAACTGCCGATGCGGGCGCCGGCCAGGTGCGCGCCGCCGTCGCCGCGGCGGGCGGCGGCCACGCGACCCTGGTCCGCGCGCCGCTGGAGCTGCGCGCCGCCGGCGCGGTCTTCCAGCCGCAGGACGCGGCGAAAGCGATGCTCAGCGAAAAGGTGAAGGACGGCTTCGATCCCAAGCGCGTGCTGAACCCCGGGCGCATGTACGCGGGGCTGTGA